GCGCCGTCACCAGTTCGGAGAGAAGGTCGGCGATATAATTCTTGGTGATCTGCGCGGGATAGGCGGGACGGCCGCGCACGGTGATGCGGGGCGCGCCCAGCGGCTTGTCCCAGTCCACGCGATAGTCCTCCAACAGGCCGAGGCGCTTGGTGGCTTCGAGGCGTGTCGAGATGTCGATATGGCGGGCTTTGCGCATGGACGCTCGGTTGCTCCCTGAATTCACCGGTGCAACGCGGAGCGGCCCAAAAAAGTTCCGGCCCGCTGCGAACGGGCCGGATGACGAATTCGGTTCTGACGTCAGGCTTAGCGCGGTGCGCGCTTGGCCAGAATGCGCTGGAGCGTGCGGCGATGCATGTTCAGCCGCCGCGCGGTCTCCGAGACGTTGCGGTCGCACATTTCGTAAATCCGCTGGATGTGCTCCCACCGCACCCGGTCGGCCGACATCGGGTTCTGCGGCAATTCCGACTTGGCGCCGCCGACCGCGAGCAGCGCGGCCGCGACTTCGTCGGCGTCCGCAGGCTTGGCGAGGTAATCGACCGCGCCGAGCTTCACCGCGGTGACCGCGGTGGCGATGTTGCCGTAGCCCGTCAGCACGATGGCGCGGGCGCCCGGCCGCTTGCTTTGCAGCGCCGCCACGACGTCGAGCCCGTTGCCGTCGCCGACGCGCAGATCGACCACCGCGAAGGCGGGAGGCGACTGTTCGATGGCCGCGAGGCCCTCGGGGACGTTGTCGCAGCTCGTGACGGTGAACCCGCGAGTTTCCATGGCGCGCGACAGCCGCTCGAGAAAGGCCTTGTCGTCCTCGACGATCAGCAGGGTGCGGGGCGCGGGCTCGACAGGCAACTGATAGGAAGACGATTGGGTGGCTGCGTACATGGGTTTTCCTTTGTCCATGGTCATCCTATTCCAAATTGATCCGGCAATATGTCGGGCCCCTGCGTCAGAACGCCTCACCGGAGCTTAGCCCTTAAGTGGGCCCGCTGACACCGGTTTCAAAGCGCTCGCGCGGCCAGGAAATGGTGACGATCGCGCCATGATCCGGGAACGGCCGGTTGGAGAAACCGACCTTGGCGCCGGTTCGTTCCAGCAGGGTCCGGGCGATGAACACCCCGAGGCCCAGACCGCGATGGCCGCTCCGGCTGTCCCCGGCCGCCCGGCGGGAGAGATAGGGCTCGCCGATCTTCTTCAGCAGATCGGGCGGGATGCCCGGGCCGTCGTCGGAGATGACGATGTCGACCTGCTCCCGGCTCCACCAGGCATTCACCCCCACCGCGTCGCGGGCAAAATCGACCGCGTTCTCGACGAGATTGCCGATGCCGTACAGCACCGCCGGATTGCGCAGGCCGACCGGCTCGGGCGGGCTGCCGTCGGCGATGCGGATTTTCAGGTCGATGCCGAATTCGCGATGCGGCGCCACCACCTCCTCGATCAGGTTGGTCAGCGGCATGCGGTCGAACGGCGCGCCGCTCGATGAAAGCTGGGTGATCTTGGCGAGGATGTCGCGGCAGCGTTTCGCCTGCTCGCGAATTGTGGCGACGTCGGTGATCAGCGGATCGTCCGGCGCCCGGTCCTTCGCGGCGTTCTGCAACTCGTTGGCGATCAGGAAGATGGTCGACAACGGTGTGCCGAGTTCGTGGGCTGCGGCTGCTGCGAGGCCGTCGATCTGGGTGAGGTGCTGCTCGCGGGTGAGGACAAGTTCGGTGGCCGCGAGCGCGTCGGAGAGCTTGCGGGCTTCCTCGGTCACCTGGAAGGCGTAGAGGCTCGTCACCACCAGCGCCATGATGATCGAGAACCAGACGCCGAGCATGTAGGTCGGCGGCAGCACCAGCGGCTCGTCGCCGTTCCACGGCAGCGGCAGATGGAAGAAGCCGAGAAGGGTGGCGCAGGTCGCGGCCAGCAGCCCGAGCGCGATGGTGTAGCGGGTCGGCAGCGCCGTCGCCGAGATCAGCACCGGCGCGAGGAACAGGAACGAGAACGGGTTCTGCAACCCGCCCGTCAGCATCAGCAGCGCCGCGAGCTCGACGATGTTCATGGCCAGCAACGCGGCGGCGAACACCGGGTCGAGCCGGTGGGTCGGCGCGTAGGCGATTTGCAAAGCGAGGTTCAGGCCTGCCGAAAGGCCGATGACGATGAGGCAGGGCAGGATCGGAACTTCGAAGTCGAAGCCCTGCACCACGATAAAGATTGCTGCCAGTTGCCCGAGAACCGCCAGCCAGCGCAGGCGCAGGATGGTGTGCAGGCGCACGTCCGGCCGAGGGTGCCGGAAATCCGAATGGAGGGTATCGCCCATGAGCGTCATTTATACGTCAACCCTCGATTGCGGAAAGTTCCAAGTGCCTGGGGCAGGCATGATTAAGGTTGAGAAAGCCGGCCGTCACTCCATACGGCGGATTGACGCAGCGGAATGCTGCCATCATGCTATTGCAGCGCAAAATCGAAAGGATTCGCGATGCCGATTGGAGAATTCGGGCGGCCGCCGTCTTTGCCAGAGGATGTGGGCGCGCCTGTCGTCTCTCCGATGTACTGGATGTACGAAATGGGGCAGGCGTCTCTCAGCCCGGCACGCGCTTTCGCCGACGCCACCAAGCTGATGTTCCAGAGCCCGCTCAATCCGCTGGCGGGCACCGAGATCGGCAAATCGATCGCGGCGGGCTGCGAAGTGTTCGAGCGCACCACGCGCCGTTACGGCAAGCCGGAATGGCGCATCGACCATACCGAGGTGCAGGGCGTCTCGACGCCGGTGGAAATCAGGACGGTCTGGGAAAAGCCGTTCTGCCGCCTGCTGCATTTCCGGCGCAAATTTCTGCGGCCGCTGCGCGAGCCGCAGCCGCGCGTGCTGATCGTGGCGCCGATGTCGGGCCACTACGCGACGTTGCTGCGCGGCACGGTGGAAGCGTTCCTGCCCAATCACGAGGTCTACATCACCGACTGGGTCGATGCGCGCATGGTGCCGCTGGCGATGGGACGCTTCGATCTCGACGATTACGTCGACTACGTGATCGAGATGCTGCATGCGCTTGGCGGAAACGTGCATGTCGTGGGGGTTTGTCAGCCTTCGGTGCCGGTGCTCGCGGCGGTTTCGGTGATGGAGGCGCGCAACGATCCGTTCGTGCCGGCGTCCATGATCCTGATGGGCGGCCCGATCGACACGCGGCGCAATCCGACCGCGGTGAACAATCTCGCCGCCGAAAAGGGGATGGAGTGGTTCCGCAACAACGTCATCAGCCGGGTGCCGTTTCCGCATCCCGGCTTCATGCGCGATGTCTATCCGGGCTTCCTGCAACTGACCGGATTCGTCAGCATGAATTTCGACCGCCATCTCGAGGCGCACAAGAAGCTGTTCGACAATCTGGTCAAGGGCGACGGCGATCTCGTCGACAAGCACCGCGAATTCTATGACGAATATCTCGCTGTGATGGATCTGACCGCGGAATTCTACCTCCAGACCGTCGAGGAGGTGTTCGTGAAGCATTCGCTGCCCAAGGGCGAGCTGATGCATCGCGGCACGCGGGTCGATCCGTCGAAAATACATCGTGTCGCGCTGATGACGGTGGAAGGCGAGAACGACGACATCTCGGGTTTGGGCCAGACGGAAGCGGCGCACGACCTCTGCACCTCGATTCCGGCCGAGCGGCGGGTGCATTACATGCAGAAGGGCGTCGGCCACTACGGCGTCTTCAACGGCTCGCGGTTCCGCGCCGAGATTCTGCCCCGGATCGCCGATTTCATCGTCTCGGTTCCCGCCGCCGCGAGCCCCAGGGTCGCCGCCGAATAGCCCAGTTGCGAGCAGGATTCGCAGGAAGTGCCGATTTGGCGGCCATTTCTGGCTCCGGAGCGCCGCCGGGTGCTCCTTCGCGGGCGTAAGTTATTGAATCCTTATCATTTTCCACGCTTAAATTCTGTGGCATCAAAGTGACCAGACGGGCCGCCACGGAATCCGGGTTTCAGGGTAAAAATGAATAGCGAATCTCTGTTCCTTGCCCCCTGATATGGGAGAGGAACCCTCCAGTCCCACGAGATATTGGGCAAATGATTTGTTTTAGCCAAAGCGGATTTCCCTGGCGGCGGATATGGCAGAATCCGGGCCTTCTTCTCGTCCCCGGGTCTCCTGACATGGCTTTTCGCGCCCTTCTTTATCGCCGTCCCACCGAACCTCGTACGCTCGCCGTCAAAATCGGCGCCGCGATTTATGCGGTTCAGTTGCGAAGGCACCGGCGCGCGAGGCGATATACTTTGCGCATCCATCCGAGCCGCCGCGAAGCCATCCTGACCATGCCTCCGCGCGGCAATCTGGCCGATGCGAAGGATTTCGCGCAGCGCCATGGCGCCTGGATCGCGGCGCGCCTCGGCGGATTGCCGAAGGCCGCGCCGTTCTCGCCCGGAACCTCGCTGCCGCTGCGTCATGTCGCGCACAGGATCGTGCATCGCGCCGGCGAACGCGGCACCGTCTGGGCGGAGACGCGCGACAGCGGCGAGAAGATTTTGTGCGTGGCCGGCGGCGTCGAACATGTGGAGCGCCGCGTGCTCGATTTCCTCAAGCGCGAGGCGCGGCGGGAACTGATGCGCGCTTCCAGCCACTACGCCGAGATGCTGGGCGTGAAGGTGAAGCGGATTTCGATCCGCGACCAGTCGAGCCGCTGGGGGTCGTGCACCTCGGCGGGCGCGCTGTCATTTTCGTGGCGGCTGATCCTCGCGCCGCCGTACGTGCTGGATTATCTCGCCGCGCATGAAGTGGCGCATCTGGTCGAGATGAAT
The nucleotide sequence above comes from [Pseudomonas] carboxydohydrogena. Encoded proteins:
- a CDS encoding ActR/PrrA/RegA family redox response regulator transcription factor, translating into MYAATQSSSYQLPVEPAPRTLLIVEDDKAFLERLSRAMETRGFTVTSCDNVPEGLAAIEQSPPAFAVVDLRVGDGNGLDVVAALQSKRPGARAIVLTGYGNIATAVTAVKLGAVDYLAKPADADEVAAALLAVGGAKSELPQNPMSADRVRWEHIQRIYEMCDRNVSETARRLNMHRRTLQRILAKRAPR
- a CDS encoding ActS/PrrB/RegB family redox-sensitive histidine kinase, with protein sequence MTLMGDTLHSDFRHPRPDVRLHTILRLRWLAVLGQLAAIFIVVQGFDFEVPILPCLIVIGLSAGLNLALQIAYAPTHRLDPVFAAALLAMNIVELAALLMLTGGLQNPFSFLFLAPVLISATALPTRYTIALGLLAATCATLLGFFHLPLPWNGDEPLVLPPTYMLGVWFSIIMALVVTSLYAFQVTEEARKLSDALAATELVLTREQHLTQIDGLAAAAAHELGTPLSTIFLIANELQNAAKDRAPDDPLITDVATIREQAKRCRDILAKITQLSSSGAPFDRMPLTNLIEEVVAPHREFGIDLKIRIADGSPPEPVGLRNPAVLYGIGNLVENAVDFARDAVGVNAWWSREQVDIVISDDGPGIPPDLLKKIGEPYLSRRAAGDSRSGHRGLGLGVFIARTLLERTGAKVGFSNRPFPDHGAIVTISWPRERFETGVSGPT
- a CDS encoding polyhydroxyalkanoate depolymerase, with the translated sequence MPIGEFGRPPSLPEDVGAPVVSPMYWMYEMGQASLSPARAFADATKLMFQSPLNPLAGTEIGKSIAAGCEVFERTTRRYGKPEWRIDHTEVQGVSTPVEIRTVWEKPFCRLLHFRRKFLRPLREPQPRVLIVAPMSGHYATLLRGTVEAFLPNHEVYITDWVDARMVPLAMGRFDLDDYVDYVIEMLHALGGNVHVVGVCQPSVPVLAAVSVMEARNDPFVPASMILMGGPIDTRRNPTAVNNLAAEKGMEWFRNNVISRVPFPHPGFMRDVYPGFLQLTGFVSMNFDRHLEAHKKLFDNLVKGDGDLVDKHREFYDEYLAVMDLTAEFYLQTVEEVFVKHSLPKGELMHRGTRVDPSKIHRVALMTVEGENDDISGLGQTEAAHDLCTSIPAERRVHYMQKGVGHYGVFNGSRFRAEILPRIADFIVSVPAAASPRVAAE
- a CDS encoding M48 family metallopeptidase, giving the protein MICFSQSGFPWRRIWQNPGLLLVPGSPDMAFRALLYRRPTEPRTLAVKIGAAIYAVQLRRHRRARRYTLRIHPSRREAILTMPPRGNLADAKDFAQRHGAWIAARLGGLPKAAPFSPGTSLPLRHVAHRIVHRAGERGTVWAETRDSGEKILCVAGGVEHVERRVLDFLKREARRELMRASSHYAEMLGVKVKRISIRDQSSRWGSCTSAGALSFSWRLILAPPYVLDYLAAHEVAHLVEMNHSARFWRVVGKICPQTERAKKWLDVHGNDLHRYGVKD